In the Campylobacter concisus genome, ATCACTAAGCTTGAAAGTGAGTGCGCTTTAAATAACGTAGAAAGCTGCACCGATCTTATATATATCTACCTTGACAACAATGAGCGCGATAAAATGGCAGCTATTGCGAACAAGGCCTGCGAACTAGGCAATCCACATAGTTGTCTCTTTTTAGGAAATATATATCTACGAAAAGACACTCTAGCACAAGAGAAAGAAGAAGGGCTTAGCCTTTATAATAAGGCTTGCGAACTAAAAAATGCATTTGCTTGCTATACTCTTGCGCTCATTTATGAAACTGGAGATGCTGGTGTGTTGCAAGATAAAAATAGAGCAAAAAACTACTGCAAAAAAGCCTGTGAGCTTGATTTGGAAGAAGCATGCAGTATGCTTAAAAATTTTTAATTAAGCAAAAGATGCTTTTATTCTTGCTCTTAAAAGCAGAAATTTTAGATAAACTGTGCCAAATTTTAATTTCGCCCAAATTAATGCGTCTGTTTTATCGAGTCCTTACCTTTTGGCGTTTTGTTTAAAAAGTAAAATACCTCAAGCGTAAAAGAAAGTAGTATAAGCCCAACAATAGCTAGAGTCGCGTTCATACTACCTACCTTTTAAGCCCATTTACTATTTCAAGCATCGAATCACTCGTAGTTATAGCCTTTGAGTTTGCCTCGTATGCGCGCTGACCAGTTATAAGATCAGTCATCTCTTCGACCAGTTGGACGTTACTCATCTCGACAAATCCTTGTCTGATCGTACCAAGTCCGTCAAGTCCTGCTACACCTACCACCACGTTACCACTAGCGCTTGTTTCTAGATAGTTATTATCACCCATTGAGTGAAGGCCAGCTGGGTTTATGAAATTTGCTAGCTCGATCTGACCTATCTGAGCCATCTCTCTCTCACCTGCTTGGAGCACTGATACGGTGCCATCTGTGCCGATAGAAATTTGCGTCGCATTTGCAGGGACTGTGATCTGAGGGATGAGCTGATAGCCATCGCTATTTACAATAGTGCCGTTTGCATCAAGCTTAAATGCACCATTTCTAGTATAGGCTGTTGTGCCATCAGGCAGCTGAATCTGAAAAAATCCATTGCCCGCTATTACCATATCTAGGTTGTTGCTGGTCTCTTTGAAATAGCCCTGGGAGAAAATTTTATTTATCGCCGTTGGACGCACGCCAAGACCCACTTCAATGCCTGTTGGGCTTGTGGTAGTCTGGCTTGTAGCCGTACCTGCGTACTCCATAACTTGATACATAAGATCAGCAAATTCAGCCCTATTTTTCTTGTATCCATAGGTATTTACGTTTGCGATGTTGTGTGAGGTTACGTCTATCTGCGTCTGCTGAGCTATCATGCCAGTGGCCGCAGTGTAAAGTGATCTCATCATAGTTTTATCCTTTTATTAAGCTTTTAGAGCTAGTTTTTGAACAGCATCTTGGTTAAGATCGTTCATGTGGCTTGTCATAACCTTTTGATACATATCAACTAAGCGCTGGGTTTCTATAAGACCAACCATTTCTAAAACTGGGTTTACGTTTGACATCTGAGCATATCCTTGCATTACGCTATCAGCCTCATCAAGCTCTGTGATGTCGTTAAAATTTCTAGTTTCAAAGAGGTTGTCGCCGACCTTTTTAAGATCTCTTATCTCTCTTGGCTGAGCGATAAAAAATTTAGAAAATTGATTATTATTTGAGTATAAATTTCCATTTTTATCAGCAGTTAGCACCTCACCTTGTGGTACTTGAATGCCTCTTTGACCGGGGCTTTGTGCCTCATAGCCACTTGGTAAAACCTTATAGCCCTCCTTTGTGACGATATAGCCGTCGCCATCAAGGCTAAAAGAGCCGTTTTTGCTAAGCTTTACACCATTTGGGGTATCAACTAAGAAAAATGCGTCATCTCTTTTTATCGCAAAATCAAGCGTGTTTGAGCTGTATTTAAAGCCACCAGCACTAAAGTCGGTGTATTCTTCGCTCACTTGTGGCACGCGATTAAGCGTTCTATTTAAAAATTTTGCTCCATCTTTTGTGTGATTTTTAAGTGGAAGCTCATCTTGTGTCTCTTTAAAAATTCTCGCAAAATCTCCGATAACTACGTCATTTCGCTTGTAGCCGATCGTATTTACATTTGCAAGATTGTTTGAGATCACATTTAGTCTGTTAAACTGCGTTACCATGCCAGCAGTGGCTTGATAATAACCATTTTGCATGCATTTTCCTAAAATTAATTATTGTCACGGTTTTAAAGCAATAGCTGTTCCAAAATTTTAATTTTTTAATTATTAAATATTTCATAAAGTTTAATAAATAATTTATTTATTTAATGTTAAGATTTGCGACTTCAATATAGATAATGACTATTAAAAACAATAAAAATACAAAAAAGGATACATACTATTATGAAAAAGACTTCACTAGTTGTTTTGTTTTGTGCTGGCTTAAATTTGTTGGCCCAAGAAAGTGAGAATATAAAAGAAGTTGAACTTGGCGGAGTAGAGGTAACTGCGGAAGAAGAAAACGTAAAGAATAAAAAGATTAGTGAAGTAAAAAAGACAGCAAGTGAGCTTACCAAACAACAAGTAAGCGATACTAGAGATATGGTGCGCTATGACACTGGTGTAAGCGTAGTTGAGACTGGTCGCTTTGGCTCTAGCGGATATGCTATAAGAGGCGTTGACGAAAACCGTGTG is a window encoding:
- a CDS encoding tetratricopeptide repeat protein — its product is MKKIILILLCVLFSWGKNFDITKLESECALNNVESCTDLIYIYLDNNERDKMAAIANKACELGNPHSCLFLGNIYLRKDTLAQEKEEGLSLYNKACELKNAFACYTLALIYETGDAGVLQDKNRAKNYCKKACELDLEEACSMLKNF
- the flgG gene encoding flagellar basal-body rod protein FlgG yields the protein MMRSLYTAATGMIAQQTQIDVTSHNIANVNTYGYKKNRAEFADLMYQVMEYAGTATSQTTTSPTGIEVGLGVRPTAINKIFSQGYFKETSNNLDMVIAGNGFFQIQLPDGTTAYTRNGAFKLDANGTIVNSDGYQLIPQITVPANATQISIGTDGTVSVLQAGEREMAQIGQIELANFINPAGLHSMGDNNYLETSASGNVVVGVAGLDGLGTIRQGFVEMSNVQLVEEMTDLITGQRAYEANSKAITTSDSMLEIVNGLKR
- a CDS encoding flagellar hook-basal body protein, producing MQNGYYQATAGMVTQFNRLNVISNNLANVNTIGYKRNDVVIGDFARIFKETQDELPLKNHTKDGAKFLNRTLNRVPQVSEEYTDFSAGGFKYSSNTLDFAIKRDDAFFLVDTPNGVKLSKNGSFSLDGDGYIVTKEGYKVLPSGYEAQSPGQRGIQVPQGEVLTADKNGNLYSNNNQFSKFFIAQPREIRDLKKVGDNLFETRNFNDITELDEADSVMQGYAQMSNVNPVLEMVGLIETQRLVDMYQKVMTSHMNDLNQDAVQKLALKA